A genome region from Candidatus Parcubacteria bacterium includes the following:
- the uppS gene encoding di-trans,poly-cis-decaprenylcistransferase, producing the protein MKKKTPHHLGIILDGNRRWAKERNLPVFEGHKKGREKVKKIIKACKNKGIKILTLFVFSTENWKRPKKEVDYLMELIKGIIGLKELDKQGIKVVVIGQKEKLSNGIQKVIENAEKITKNNKAMILNIALSYGGRAEIVEAIKNIIKKKISLEKIDENIISKNLWTSDLDLIIRTGKEKRISNFLIWQAAYSEIFFFDKYWPDFTEKDLDKAINEYSRHLRRFGE; encoded by the coding sequence ATGAAAAAGAAGACACCTCATCATTTAGGCATTATTTTAGATGGCAATAGAAGATGGGCAAAAGAAAGGAACTTGCCTGTTTTTGAGGGTCATAAAAAGGGCAGGGAAAAGGTGAAAAAAATTATAAAGGCTTGTAAAAACAAAGGAATAAAAATTCTAACATTATTTGTTTTTTCTACTGAAAATTGGAAAAGACCAAAAAAAGAAGTTGATTATTTAATGGAACTGATTAAAGGCATTATAGGTCTTAAAGAGCTTGACAAACAAGGAATTAAGGTTGTAGTAATTGGTCAGAAAGAGAAATTATCCAATGGCATTCAAAAGGTGATAGAGAATGCTGAAAAAATTACTAAGAACAACAAGGCAATGATTTTAAATATAGCCTTAAGCTACGGAGGCAGGGCGGAAATCGTTGAAGCAATAAAAAATATAATTAAAAAGAAAATTTCTTTAGAAAAAATTGATGAAAATATAATTTCCAAAAATCTTTGGACATCCGACCTTGATTTAATTATCAGGACTGGCAAAGAGAAACGGATTTCTAATTTTTTAATCTGGCAGGCAGCCTATTCTGAAATTTTCTTTTTTGATAAATATTGGCCTGATTTTACTGAAAAGGATTTAGATAAAGCTATTAATGAATATTCTCGCCACCTTCGCCGCTTCGGGGAGTAA
- a CDS encoding tyrosine-type recombinase/integrase → MNKIDQPIKVLFSDYLDWLELEKGLSDKSQENYSRFLKKFFDFLKINKIENIKPHELTTDHIWKYRLFLSRQYLQKDKKPLKRSTQNYYLIALRSLLSYFTEKDILSLPPEKIKLPKEKEERTVNFLTLEQVKKLLDASKTSNIRDLRDKAILETFFSTGLRVAELVNLNRDQIKIKPDTKELEISIIGKGGHPRTVYLSERTINWLRKYLEIRNDKEKALFINYRGKNPGTRLNVRSMERTVKKYAILAGLPITTSCHTLRHSFATDLLMKGVDLRVVQEFLGHRNIVTTQIYTHVTKPHLKEIHQKYHGIKD, encoded by the coding sequence ATGAACAAAATTGACCAACCTATTAAAGTCCTCTTTTCTGACTATTTAGATTGGTTAGAGTTAGAAAAAGGTCTTTCTGATAAAAGTCAAGAAAACTATTCAAGATTTTTGAAAAAGTTTTTTGATTTTCTAAAGATAAATAAAATAGAAAATATAAAACCACATGAACTAACAACAGATCATATCTGGAAATATAGATTATTTCTTTCTCGCCAATATCTTCAGAAGGATAAAAAACCTTTAAAACGTTCAACACAAAATTATTATTTAATTGCTTTAAGGTCACTTTTAAGTTATTTCACTGAAAAAGATATTTTATCTCTTCCACCAGAAAAGATAAAACTACCTAAAGAAAAAGAAGAAAGAACTGTAAATTTTCTTACTTTAGAACAAGTCAAAAAGCTTTTAGACGCGTCTAAGACCTCAAATATAAGAGATCTGAGAGATAAAGCCATTTTAGAAACCTTTTTTTCTACAGGATTAAGAGTTGCAGAATTAGTAAATCTTAATCGAGACCAAATTAAAATAAAACCTGATACTAAGGAATTAGAGATTAGTATTATAGGCAAAGGAGGTCATCCTCGAACTGTTTATTTATCAGAAAGAACTATTAACTGGCTTAGAAAGTATTTAGAGATACGTAATGACAAAGAAAAAGCTCTATTTATAAACTATAGAGGGAAAAACCCTGGAACTCGTTTAAATGTAAGAAGCATGGAACGTACAGTTAAAAAATACGCTATTTTAGCCGGACTCCCTATAACCACTTCCTGCCACACACTTAGGCATAGTTTTGCAACCGATCTACTTATGAAAGGTGTTGATTTAAGAGTTGTACAAGAGTTTCTAGGCCATCGTAATATAGTTACTACTCAAATATATACCCACGTTACCAAGCCTCACCTAAAAGAAATACACCAAAAATATCATGGTATCAAAGATTAA
- a CDS encoding glutamate--tRNA ligase, with the protein MTNQIRTRIAPSPTGLLHIGTARTALFNYIFAKQNQGQFILRIEDTDLERSKPEYEKNIMESLEWLGLKCDEFYKQSERLDIYEKYIRKLLDEDKAYYCFCTEEELEAQKEYQISVGQALNYSGKCRGLSKKEVEKKLKEKKPFVIRFKVPETAKKIVFDDLIRGKIEFISKLIGDFIISKGLKKPFYNFAAAIDDSEMEISNVIRGEDHISNTPKQILIQQALGFSHPKYAHLPLILGPDRSKLSKRHGASSITEYQEKGYLKETLINFMAFLGWNPGTEREIYVLPSLIKEFSLEKIQKGGAIFNIKRLDYLNGFYIRQKSNKRLAELCIPYLIKAGLIEQWVSTIENCSPKENSSQKFELFKEKKPEFKIKETGEIIGCDYLIKVVKAYHERLRYLSEIAEFTDFFFKKRLEYNKDLLKWKDMTDKEVNDTLDKLEKILSKIESKDFNKENLEKILMFEAGKAGDRGKLLWPLRVALTGKKASAGPFEVADILGKEKSIKRIKEARELFSKN; encoded by the coding sequence ATGACTAATCAAATTAGAACAAGAATTGCTCCATCGCCTACAGGACTCTTGCATATTGGAACTGCCAGGACAGCTCTTTTTAATTATATTTTTGCCAAACAAAACCAGGGGCAGTTTATTTTAAGAATTGAAGACACTGATTTAGAAAGATCAAAACCAGAATATGAAAAAAATATTATGGAAAGCCTGGAATGGCTTGGATTAAAATGTGATGAATTTTATAAACAAAGCGAAAGATTAGATATTTATGAAAAATATATCAGAAAACTTTTAGATGAAGACAAAGCATACTATTGTTTCTGCACAGAAGAAGAATTGGAAGCTCAAAAAGAATATCAAATTTCTGTAGGTCAAGCTCTTAATTATTCAGGCAAGTGCAGGGGGCTTTCTAAAAAAGAAGTTGAAAAGAAGTTAAAAGAAAAAAAACCTTTTGTTATCAGGTTTAAAGTTCCGGAAACAGCAAAAAAAATAGTTTTTGATGATTTAATCAGAGGGAAAATTGAATTTATATCCAAACTAATTGGTGATTTTATTATTAGCAAAGGATTGAAAAAACCTTTTTATAATTTTGCCGCAGCTATTGATGATTCTGAAATGGAAATTTCCAATGTTATTAGAGGAGAAGATCATATTTCTAATACGCCAAAACAAATTCTTATTCAACAAGCATTAGGTTTTTCTCATCCAAAATACGCGCATTTACCACTGATATTGGGTCCTGATAGAAGCAAACTAAGCAAGAGGCACGGCGCTTCCTCTATCACAGAATATCAAGAAAAAGGTTATCTTAAGGAAACTTTAATCAATTTTATGGCATTTTTAGGCTGGAATCCTGGAACAGAAAGAGAAATCTATGTCTTGCCTTCACTAATTAAAGAGTTCTCATTAGAAAAAATTCAAAAAGGAGGCGCGATTTTTAACATCAAACGGCTTGACTATTTAAACGGATTTTACATCCGTCAGAAATCAAATAAAAGGCTAGCTGAATTATGCATTCCTTATTTAATAAAAGCAGGTTTAATAGAACAATGGGTATCAACTATAGAGAACTGTTCTCCTAAGGAGAACAGTTCTCAAAAATTTGAATTATTCAAAGAAAAAAAACCAGAGTTTAAAATAAAAGAAACAGGCGAAATCATTGGCTGCGATTATTTAATAAAAGTCGTAAAAGCATACCATGAAAGATTAAGATATTTATCAGAGATTGCTGAATTTACGGATTTCTTTTTTAAGAAGAGATTAGAATATAATAAAGATTTGTTAAAATGGAAGGATATGACAGATAAAGAAGTTAATGATACTCTTGACAAATTAGAGAAAATATTGTCTAAAATAGAATCTAAAGATTTTAATAAAGAGAACTTAGAAAAGATTTTAATGTTTGAAGCAGGGAAGGCAGGGGATAGAGGAAAGCTTTTATGGCCATTAAGAGTGGCTCTGACAGGAAAAAAGGCGTCTGCCGGGCCTTTTGAAGTCGCTGACATTCTAGGAAAAGAGAAGTCTATTAAAAGAATTAAAGAAGCCAGAGAACTGTTCTCCAAAAATTAA
- a CDS encoding UDP-N-acetylglucosamine--N-acetylmuramyl-(pentapeptide) pyrophosphoryl-undecaprenol N-acetylglucosamine transferase codes for MKILFTGGGTGGHIYPIIAITREIKKIYNNQELIFHYIGPKDDFGSALLSKEGIKIKTIIAGKVRRYIGIKSFFHNIIDVLFKTPIGICQSFWHIFTLAPEIIFSKGGYGSIPAVFSGWFLRVPIFLHESDTAAGLANRILTKFSLEIFVSFPVQKTEFFPQEKLISIGNPIRIEILQGDKKEAQRMLKLSGTKPVILILGGSQGAQRINDKILQILPDFLREFEVIHQVGLKNFKGVQSEAKVVIPKGLENFYHVFPVLDEKTLKNAYAASDLIISRAGSGSIFEIAALGKPSILIPLPESAQNHQLKNAYCFAGTGASIVIEESNFTPHFFLEKLKHLFAQRHAMKEMAEKAKKFSKPKAANIIAEYIVEYLKQ; via the coding sequence ATGAAAATTTTATTCACAGGCGGCGGTACTGGAGGCCATATTTATCCAATTATCGCTATCACAAGAGAAATTAAAAAAATCTATAATAATCAGGAATTGATTTTTCATTATATTGGGCCAAAAGATGATTTTGGTTCTGCTTTGCTTTCTAAAGAAGGAATTAAGATTAAAACAATAATAGCTGGAAAAGTCAGAAGATATATAGGCATAAAAAGTTTTTTCCATAATATAATAGATGTTTTATTTAAAACGCCTATTGGAATTTGCCAGTCGTTCTGGCACATTTTTACTCTTGCACCTGAGATTATTTTCAGCAAAGGGGGATATGGCTCAATCCCAGCAGTTTTTTCCGGCTGGTTTTTGCGAGTACCAATCTTCCTGCATGAATCTGATACTGCAGCTGGGTTGGCCAACCGAATTTTAACTAAATTTTCCTTAGAAATTTTTGTTTCTTTTCCTGTCCAAAAAACTGAATTTTTTCCGCAAGAAAAATTAATTTCTATTGGAAACCCTATCAGAATTGAAATCCTGCAAGGAGATAAAAAAGAGGCGCAAAGGATGTTAAAATTAAGCGGGACAAAGCCAGTTATTTTGATTCTAGGCGGCTCTCAAGGAGCTCAAAGGATTAATGACAAAATCTTGCAAATTCTGCCAGATTTTCTAAGAGAGTTTGAAGTAATTCATCAAGTTGGTTTGAAAAATTTCAAAGGAGTTCAATCTGAAGCTAAAGTCGTTATTCCTAAGGGATTAGAAAATTTTTATCATGTCTTTCCAGTATTAGATGAAAAAACTTTAAAAAATGCTTATGCGGCTTCTGACCTTATTATCTCCAGGGCTGGCTCTGGCTCTATTTTTGAAATCGCTGCTTTGGGCAAACCATCTATTTTAATTCCTTTGCCAGAATCAGCACAAAACCATCAATTAAAAAACGCTTATTGTTTTGCCGGAACAGGCGCTTCTATAGTTATTGAGGAATCCAATTTTACGCCTCATTTCTTTTTAGAAAAACTGAAACACTTGTTTGCGCAAAGGCATGCAATGAAGGAAATGGCAGAAAAAGCAAAAAAATTCTCAAAGCCAAAAGCAGCAAATATAATTGCTGAATATATTGTTGAATACCTTAAACAATAA
- a CDS encoding cell division protein FtsW produces MKRDSFLYSNYVFLGTIITLIGLGIIVLAGISAPISQEKFGYSSYYLIHQIKYGLIPGIILGFLAYKVPLSLIRKWSLALLLGNLVLLGLVFIPQISFHVYGASRWINLGFVSFQPSEFLKISFIVYLAAWLSNFSHGIKNSKEKIKWIKKWNKEQITETIYKTLAPFLIIISLISLFLIKQPDISTLGIILITALLMYFSAGTPFWHSIFMILLGVSALIILIKTAPYRLNRILTLFDPRIEPMGISYQIKQSLIAIGSGGIFGVGLGMSYQKFGFLPQSMSDSIFSIYAEETGFIGAMFLILLFLFFFWQGYKIYKKTVDEFARLLVLGICSWISIQALIHISSMIGIFPLTGIPLPFISYGGSHLLAEMIGIGLLFNISKNI; encoded by the coding sequence ATGAAAAGAGATAGTTTCTTATATTCTAATTATGTCTTTTTAGGGACAATAATTACTTTAATAGGATTAGGGATTATAGTTTTAGCCGGCATTTCAGCGCCTATCTCTCAAGAAAAATTTGGTTATAGCTCTTATTATTTAATTCATCAAATCAAATATGGATTAATACCTGGAATTATTTTAGGTTTTTTGGCTTACAAAGTTCCTTTGTCTCTAATAAGAAAATGGTCTTTAGCCCTGCTTTTAGGAAATCTGGTTTTATTGGGCCTTGTTTTTATTCCTCAAATCAGCTTCCATGTTTACGGAGCTTCCAGATGGATAAATCTTGGTTTTGTTTCTTTCCAACCATCAGAATTTTTAAAAATCAGTTTTATCGTTTATTTAGCTGCTTGGTTAAGTAATTTCAGTCATGGAATTAAAAACAGCAAAGAAAAAATAAAATGGATAAAAAAATGGAATAAAGAGCAAATTACTGAAACAATATACAAAACATTGGCTCCTTTTTTAATAATTATTAGTTTAATCAGTTTGTTCTTAATCAAACAGCCAGATATCAGCACTTTGGGCATTATTCTCATAACAGCTCTTTTAATGTATTTTTCTGCTGGAACGCCTTTCTGGCATAGCATCTTTATGATTTTATTAGGAGTATCAGCTTTAATTATTTTAATAAAAACCGCTCCTTATAGGCTTAATCGAATATTAACTTTATTTGACCCGAGAATAGAACCAATGGGTATAAGCTATCAAATAAAACAGTCATTAATAGCTATTGGTTCTGGAGGCATATTTGGCGTAGGTTTAGGGATGTCATACCAAAAATTTGGATTTTTACCGCAATCAATGTCTGATTCAATTTTTTCTATATATGCTGAAGAGACCGGTTTTATTGGAGCTATGTTTTTAATTCTGCTTTTTCTATTTTTTTTCTGGCAGGGATATAAAATTTATAAAAAAACTGTTGATGAGTTTGCCAGGCTTCTAGTTTTAGGAATTTGCTCTTGGATTTCTATTCAGGCCTTAATCCATATTAGTTCTATGATTGGCATCTTTCCATTAACCGGCATACCTTTGCCATTTATAAGTTATGGCGGCTCGCATCTATTAGCAGAAATGATTGGAATCGGACTATTATTTAATATATCAAAAAACATTTAA